The following proteins come from a genomic window of Bradyrhizobium paxllaeri:
- a CDS encoding TRAP transporter small permease translates to MIRVFLDRLYLFSGYLAGLFLIAIFVLMLLLSGGRPLGINIPAGDDFISWCMAATAFLGLAHTFKHGEMIRVGLVIDRLSDNVRHYVEIAALLVGVGFIGFFAWHAAIMTWQSWKFSDISQGVIAVPLWIPQLGYSGGLVILFIAFVDELIHVLRGFTPRYELPKPQSAEEIVERAMQSGV, encoded by the coding sequence ATGATCCGCGTGTTTCTTGATCGGCTTTACCTTTTCTCCGGCTATCTCGCCGGACTTTTCCTCATTGCGATTTTTGTGCTGATGCTGCTGCTGTCGGGTGGCCGGCCGCTCGGTATCAATATTCCCGCGGGCGACGATTTCATCTCCTGGTGCATGGCGGCGACCGCCTTCCTCGGGCTGGCACACACGTTCAAACACGGCGAGATGATACGCGTCGGCCTTGTGATCGACCGTCTCAGCGACAATGTCCGCCACTATGTCGAGATCGCAGCGCTTCTGGTCGGCGTCGGCTTCATCGGCTTCTTCGCCTGGCATGCGGCTATCATGACGTGGCAGTCGTGGAAGTTCTCCGACATTTCGCAAGGCGTGATCGCGGTGCCGCTATGGATTCCGCAGCTCGGCTACAGCGGCGGTCTCGTCATTCTTTTCATCGCCTTCGTGGATGAGCTGATCCATGTGCTGCGCGGCTTTACGCCGCGCTACGAATTGCCCAAGCCGCAAAGTGCCGAGGAAATCGTCGAGCGCGCCATGCAGAGCGGGGTCTGA
- a CDS encoding SDR family oxidoreductase — MAFELFNLAGKRALVTGSSQGIGLAIARGLAEHGAAVVLNGRERSKLEAAAASLTAAGYAVAVAGFDVTVAEDVREGIATIERTNGPIDILVNNAGMQFRTPLEDFPAEKWEQLLRTNVSSAFYVGQAVARHMIPRGKGKIINIASVQSELARPGIAPYTATKGAIKNLTRGMCADWAKHGLQINAIAPGYFKTPLNQALVDDPEFSAWLEKRTPASRWGNVDELIGAAVFLSGDASSFVNGHTLYVDGGITTCL, encoded by the coding sequence GTGGCATTTGAACTGTTCAATCTCGCCGGCAAACGAGCGCTCGTCACCGGATCGTCCCAGGGGATCGGGCTCGCTATCGCGCGGGGGCTCGCCGAGCACGGCGCTGCCGTCGTCCTGAACGGGCGGGAGCGCAGCAAGCTCGAGGCCGCCGCCGCGAGTCTGACCGCAGCCGGCTACGCAGTTGCGGTCGCCGGCTTCGATGTGACCGTCGCCGAGGATGTTCGCGAAGGCATTGCCACCATCGAACGGACCAATGGGCCGATCGATATTCTCGTCAACAATGCCGGCATGCAGTTTCGTACTCCGCTGGAGGATTTTCCCGCGGAGAAGTGGGAGCAATTGCTCAGGACCAATGTCTCGAGCGCCTTCTACGTCGGTCAGGCCGTCGCGCGCCACATGATCCCGCGCGGAAAGGGCAAGATCATCAACATCGCCTCCGTTCAGAGCGAGTTGGCGCGGCCGGGCATTGCCCCGTACACCGCGACCAAGGGAGCGATCAAGAACCTCACCCGCGGCATGTGCGCCGATTGGGCCAAACACGGGCTGCAGATCAATGCCATCGCGCCGGGCTACTTCAAGACTCCGCTGAACCAGGCGCTGGTCGATGATCCCGAATTTTCGGCGTGGCTGGAGAAACGGACGCCGGCCTCCCGCTGGGGCAATGTGGACGAATTGATTGGCGCTGCCGTTTTCCTGTCAGGAGATGCCTCGTCCTTCGTCAACGGTCACACGCTTTATGTCGACGGCGGCATCACGACCTGTCTTTGA
- a CDS encoding ABC transporter substrate-binding protein, with amino-acid sequence MFKSCAGLVALSSLLLSSAAIAQEKIKVGVTATLEGTYTVLGEDGIRGHQTAINTLGKKVGDKEIEFIIASTDATPDSAVRAVRKLIEQDKVQILLSPLSGDEGIAVKNFAKTRPELTFINAASGAQETTFVDPAPNFFRYNMDGAQWQVGLGKYAYETKGYRKIATVGEDYSFIYTQVFGLVLEFCGAGGKVTNRQWVPLGTKDFASVIAALPDDVDAIYLGLGGADAVNFLNQYQQAGGKAHLMGGSIMVDQTILSAKGNAKNALLGTIAASGQADTWEDPGWQKFVKAYQDAFPPNKRFPSPSLLATNYYNSTAALILALRQVNGDLSNNQAKYREALAKIELDAPNGKIKLDSNRQAIGTNFVTEVVDDGKGALFSKVVKVIPNVNQTLGYDPAVFSKIGLPSRTVPECKKY; translated from the coding sequence ATGTTTAAAAGCTGTGCGGGACTGGTCGCGCTGAGCAGCCTGTTGCTTTCCAGCGCCGCCATAGCCCAGGAGAAAATCAAGGTCGGCGTCACCGCGACGCTCGAAGGCACCTATACCGTGCTCGGCGAGGACGGCATACGCGGACATCAGACGGCCATCAACACGCTCGGCAAGAAGGTCGGCGACAAGGAAATCGAATTCATCATCGCGTCGACGGATGCCACGCCCGATTCCGCGGTTCGTGCCGTGCGCAAGCTGATCGAACAGGACAAGGTCCAGATCCTGCTTTCACCCCTGTCCGGTGACGAAGGCATCGCGGTCAAGAACTTTGCCAAGACGCGCCCGGAACTAACCTTCATCAACGCCGCTTCCGGCGCGCAGGAAACCACCTTTGTCGATCCCGCGCCGAACTTCTTCCGCTACAACATGGACGGCGCCCAGTGGCAGGTGGGCCTCGGCAAATACGCCTATGAAACCAAGGGTTACCGAAAGATAGCGACAGTCGGCGAAGACTATTCGTTCATCTATACGCAGGTGTTCGGGCTCGTGCTCGAATTCTGCGGCGCCGGCGGAAAGGTCACCAACCGGCAATGGGTGCCGCTCGGCACCAAGGACTTTGCCTCGGTCATTGCCGCTCTGCCCGACGACGTCGATGCGATCTACCTCGGCCTCGGCGGCGCCGACGCCGTCAACTTCCTGAATCAGTACCAGCAGGCCGGCGGCAAGGCGCATTTGATGGGCGGCTCGATCATGGTCGACCAGACCATTCTTTCCGCCAAGGGCAACGCCAAGAACGCGCTGCTCGGCACCATTGCCGCGAGCGGCCAGGCCGACACCTGGGAGGATCCGGGCTGGCAGAAGTTCGTGAAGGCCTATCAGGACGCCTTCCCGCCAAACAAACGCTTCCCGAGCCCGTCACTGCTCGCCACCAACTACTACAACTCGACGGCGGCGCTGATCCTCGCGCTGCGTCAGGTCAACGGCGATCTCAGCAACAACCAGGCGAAATACAGGGAAGCGCTGGCCAAGATCGAGCTCGACGCGCCCAACGGCAAGATCAAGCTTGACTCCAACCGTCAGGCCATCGGCACCAACTTCGTCACCGAGGTGGTGGATGACGGCAAGGGCGCCTTGTTCAGCAAGGTCGTGAAGGTGATCCCGAACGTGAACCAGACGCTTGGCTATGACCCTGCGGTCTTCTCCAAGATCGGCCTGCCGAGCCGGACGGTTCCGGAGTGTAAGAAGTACTGA
- a CDS encoding alpha/beta fold hydrolase, producing the protein MSRTTQRIIECNGIRLNIAEQGEGPLVLLVHGFPESWFSWRHQIDALAAAGFRVVAPDLRGYGKSDAPQAIDQYTILHLVGDMVGILDVLGAATAVIVGHDWGASIAWQAALMRPDRFRAVAALSVPFRPRGKAPPTSLMPRTETAQFYQLYFMEPGPAEAELGRDPRATIRNMLFGASGDGVAAARASVAAGGPPLNLSMVPKGGGFLQGPGAPKTLPSWLDESDIDFYGEEFKRTGFRGALNYYRNIDRNWEITGAMAGLQVTVPALYIAGDRDFLLALPGTDQLLANQKNFVPSLRKIQMLPGCGHWTQQERPNEVSTALVEFIRDLPSRR; encoded by the coding sequence ATGAGCAGGACGACGCAACGGATCATCGAGTGCAACGGCATCCGCCTCAACATCGCTGAACAGGGCGAAGGACCGCTGGTGCTGCTGGTGCACGGCTTCCCCGAATCCTGGTTCTCCTGGCGGCATCAGATCGACGCGCTGGCCGCTGCCGGATTCCGGGTCGTCGCGCCCGATCTGCGCGGCTACGGCAAGAGCGATGCGCCGCAGGCGATCGACCAGTACACGATCCTGCATCTCGTCGGCGACATGGTCGGCATTCTCGATGTCCTGGGCGCAGCGACCGCCGTCATCGTCGGTCATGACTGGGGCGCCAGCATCGCCTGGCAGGCGGCCCTGATGCGGCCCGACCGGTTCAGGGCGGTCGCAGCGCTCAGCGTCCCGTTCCGCCCGCGCGGCAAGGCGCCGCCCACAAGTCTTATGCCGCGCACGGAGACTGCGCAATTCTATCAGCTCTATTTCATGGAGCCCGGTCCCGCCGAAGCGGAGCTCGGACGCGATCCGCGCGCAACCATTCGCAACATGCTGTTCGGCGCGTCCGGCGACGGCGTGGCTGCGGCACGCGCTTCCGTCGCTGCAGGCGGACCTCCGCTGAACCTCAGCATGGTGCCGAAGGGTGGCGGATTTCTGCAAGGACCCGGCGCGCCCAAGACCCTGCCATCCTGGCTCGACGAAAGCGACATCGACTTTTACGGCGAGGAATTCAAACGCACCGGCTTCCGCGGCGCGCTCAACTATTACCGCAACATCGATCGCAACTGGGAAATCACCGGCGCGATGGCCGGCCTGCAGGTGACAGTGCCGGCGCTCTACATCGCCGGCGATCGCGACTTCCTGCTCGCCTTACCCGGCACGGACCAGTTGCTCGCCAACCAGAAGAATTTCGTTCCCAGCCTGCGCAAGATTCAGATGCTTCCGGGCTGCGGCCACTGGACCCAGCAGGAGCGACCGAACGAGGTCAGCACCGCGCTGGTGGAGTTTATTCGAGACCTGCCGAGCCGACGATGA
- a CDS encoding TetR/AcrR family transcriptional regulator: MKPREEEADGAAVRKRILGAAMAAFMEGGYAQTSTLEIATRARVSKRELYSLFGNKEAMLVACITERAQRLKAPADLPELRDRETLANVLIAFGTKLLTETTDPVVVAVFRLAISETVHAPKVAQALESIARKPTRDSLCEIVAKARAAGLCDGDEVVMTEQFLGLLWGDLMTGLLLQAADRPGAGEIARRAREATMGFLSIHPKPR, translated from the coding sequence ATGAAACCGCGTGAGGAGGAGGCCGATGGTGCCGCCGTCCGGAAGAGGATTCTCGGCGCGGCCATGGCGGCGTTCATGGAGGGCGGTTACGCGCAGACCAGCACGCTGGAGATCGCGACGCGTGCGCGCGTTTCGAAACGCGAGCTTTATTCGCTGTTCGGCAACAAGGAAGCGATGCTGGTCGCCTGCATCACCGAGCGCGCCCAGCGGTTGAAAGCGCCGGCCGATCTGCCCGAGCTGCGCGACAGGGAAACCCTGGCCAATGTGCTTATCGCCTTTGGAACGAAGCTTCTGACGGAAACGACCGATCCGGTCGTTGTCGCCGTGTTCCGGCTGGCGATCTCGGAAACCGTGCATGCGCCAAAGGTTGCGCAAGCCCTGGAATCGATCGCGCGCAAGCCAACGCGCGATTCATTGTGCGAGATCGTGGCAAAGGCGAGGGCAGCCGGGCTCTGCGATGGCGATGAAGTAGTGATGACCGAACAATTCCTGGGGCTGCTCTGGGGTGATCTGATGACCGGCCTGTTGCTTCAGGCGGCCGATCGCCCGGGCGCCGGCGAAATCGCGCGACGGGCGCGAGAGGCGACGATGGGGTTTCTAAGTATCCATCCGAAGCCCAGGTAA
- a CDS encoding TRAP transporter large permease, producing MELLSIAAILLGFLALLLGAGVWIGVALMATGWAGMQFAGGAIPAGSVLATTVWGNSASWSLAALPLFIWMGEILFRTRLSEEMFRGFAPWLNWLPGRLMHVNVLACGVFGSVSGSSAATCATVAKIALPELKKRGYDENLSLGSLAGAGTLGILIPPSITMVVYAVQANVSIIQVFLAGFLPGLLVMALYSGYIGIWSLANPNRTPPAEPPMSFRKRISESLNLIPCLLLIIFVFLSLLMGWATATECAAWGVLGSLAIAWWQGALSWESFWASVMGATRVNCMILLILAGASYMGTSMAYTGIPLALASWVNSLQLSPYALIAALTVMYIVLGTALDGISMIVLTTAIVIPMVKQAGFDLVWFGIFLVLVVEMAEVSPPVGFNLFVLQTMSGKDSNTVAKAALPFFFLLVLAVAIITVFPDIVMLLPRIAFPG from the coding sequence ATGGAGCTGCTCTCCATCGCCGCCATCCTGCTCGGATTCCTTGCGCTGCTGCTCGGTGCCGGCGTCTGGATCGGCGTCGCCCTGATGGCGACGGGATGGGCCGGCATGCAATTCGCCGGCGGCGCCATTCCGGCCGGCAGCGTGCTGGCGACCACCGTGTGGGGCAACAGCGCGTCCTGGTCGCTCGCGGCATTGCCGCTCTTCATCTGGATGGGTGAAATTCTGTTTCGCACGCGCCTGTCGGAGGAAATGTTCCGCGGATTTGCGCCGTGGCTGAACTGGCTGCCGGGCCGGCTCATGCACGTCAACGTGCTCGCCTGCGGCGTGTTCGGGTCGGTGTCGGGATCGTCAGCCGCGACCTGCGCGACGGTTGCCAAGATCGCCCTGCCCGAATTGAAAAAGCGCGGCTATGACGAAAACCTGAGCTTGGGATCCCTGGCCGGTGCAGGCACGCTCGGCATTCTCATTCCGCCGTCGATCACCATGGTGGTCTATGCGGTGCAGGCGAACGTCTCCATCATTCAGGTCTTCCTCGCCGGATTTCTGCCGGGCCTGCTGGTGATGGCACTCTATTCCGGCTACATCGGAATCTGGTCGCTCGCCAATCCGAACCGCACGCCGCCGGCCGAGCCACCGATGAGCTTTCGCAAGCGCATCTCGGAATCGCTCAATCTTATTCCATGCCTGCTGCTGATCATTTTCGTCTTTCTGTCGCTGTTGATGGGCTGGGCGACGGCGACGGAATGCGCCGCCTGGGGCGTGTTGGGATCGCTCGCGATCGCATGGTGGCAAGGCGCGCTGAGCTGGGAATCGTTCTGGGCGAGCGTGATGGGCGCGACGCGCGTCAATTGCATGATCCTGCTGATCCTGGCCGGCGCCTCCTACATGGGCACGTCGATGGCCTATACCGGCATCCCCCTGGCGCTCGCGAGCTGGGTCAACAGCCTCCAGCTCAGCCCCTATGCGCTGATCGCGGCGCTCACCGTGATGTATATCGTGCTCGGCACGGCGCTCGACGGCATTTCCATGATCGTGTTGACCACCGCCATCGTCATTCCGATGGTGAAGCAGGCCGGCTTCGATCTGGTCTGGTTCGGCATTTTCCTGGTGCTGGTGGTGGAAATGGCGGAAGTCTCTCCGCCCGTCGGCTTCAACCTGTTCGTCCTGCAGACCATGAGCGGCAAGGATTCCAACACGGTCGCCAAGGCCGCCCTGCCGTTCTTCTTTTTGCTCGTTCTGGCGGTTGCCATCATCACGGTTTTTCCTGATATCGTGATGCTGCTGCCGCGGATAGCGTTCCCTGGCTAG
- a CDS encoding TRAP transporter substrate-binding protein → MFKLIKTCALAACVAALAAPAMAQTKWNLPAAYPADNPHSVNLIAFAKDVADATGNKLQITVHPAASLFKAPEIKRAVATGQAQAGEVLISLHENEDPMFGIDVIPFLSTSYPAAKKLWLASKPAIEKKLASQGLMLLFAVPWGPQGIYAKKDLNTVEDMKGLKWRAYNVGTSRIAELVGAQPVTIQAAELPQALATGVVNAFMTSGSTGYDSKSWETMTHFYDTQAWIPKNVTFVNKAAFDALDKPTQEAILKAAAVAEERGWKLAEEKAKWYLEQLQANKMKVLPPPPALKTGLEKIGEQLTADWLKKAGADGEAVIATYKK, encoded by the coding sequence ATGTTCAAACTCATAAAGACCTGCGCATTGGCCGCCTGCGTCGCGGCGCTCGCCGCTCCCGCAATGGCGCAGACAAAATGGAATCTTCCCGCGGCCTATCCGGCGGACAATCCGCATTCGGTGAACCTGATTGCGTTCGCGAAGGACGTTGCCGACGCCACCGGCAACAAGCTGCAGATCACCGTGCATCCCGCGGCATCGCTGTTCAAGGCGCCGGAAATCAAGCGCGCGGTCGCGACCGGACAGGCGCAGGCGGGCGAGGTCCTGATCTCGCTGCACGAGAACGAGGATCCGATGTTCGGCATCGACGTCATCCCGTTCCTGTCGACGAGCTACCCGGCGGCCAAGAAGCTGTGGCTCGCGTCGAAACCCGCGATCGAAAAGAAGCTCGCCTCGCAGGGACTCATGCTGCTGTTCGCGGTGCCGTGGGGTCCGCAGGGCATCTATGCCAAGAAGGATCTCAACACGGTTGAGGATATGAAAGGCCTGAAGTGGCGCGCGTATAACGTCGGCACCTCGCGCATCGCCGAGCTTGTCGGCGCACAGCCCGTCACCATCCAGGCCGCCGAACTGCCGCAGGCACTGGCGACCGGCGTCGTGAACGCGTTCATGACCTCGGGCTCGACGGGCTATGACAGCAAGTCCTGGGAAACCATGACGCATTTCTATGATACGCAGGCCTGGATTCCGAAGAACGTCACCTTCGTGAACAAGGCGGCGTTCGACGCACTCGACAAGCCGACCCAGGAGGCGATCCTCAAGGCGGCGGCGGTCGCCGAAGAACGCGGCTGGAAGCTCGCGGAAGAAAAGGCGAAGTGGTATCTCGAACAGCTTCAGGCCAACAAGATGAAGGTGCTGCCGCCACCGCCGGCGTTGAAGACGGGACTCGAGAAGATCGGCGAGCAGTTGACGGCCGATTGGCTCAAGAAGGCCGGCGCCGATGGCGAGGCCGTGATCGCTACGTATAAGAAGTAA
- a CDS encoding GNAT family N-acetyltransferase, which yields MTASENYSATERLRDGRGIEIRALRPGDKDDMLAAIGRTGTQSLQRRFFVVKRGFSEKEIAFFMNIDFADHIALVALAEEDGRKVIVGGGRYIVNEPGKAEIAFVVIDDYQGQGIGTLLMRHLAVIARKAGLKELIAEVLPENAAMRKVFSKFGFQARRGSDPQVVHLAFTL from the coding sequence ATGACGGCAAGCGAAAATTACTCCGCTACCGAACGCTTGCGTGACGGCCGCGGGATCGAAATCCGCGCCTTGCGGCCCGGTGACAAGGACGACATGCTGGCGGCCATCGGCCGCACCGGTACGCAATCGCTGCAACGCCGCTTCTTCGTGGTGAAGCGCGGTTTCTCGGAGAAGGAGATCGCCTTCTTCATGAACATCGATTTTGCCGATCACATCGCCCTCGTCGCGCTTGCCGAGGAAGACGGACGCAAGGTCATCGTCGGCGGTGGACGTTACATCGTCAACGAGCCCGGCAAGGCCGAGATCGCCTTTGTCGTGATCGACGACTATCAGGGCCAGGGCATCGGCACGCTGCTGATGCGTCATCTCGCCGTCATCGCCCGCAAGGCGGGGCTGAAGGAGTTGATCGCCGAGGTCCTGCCCGAGAACGCCGCGATGCGAAAGGTGTTCAGCAAATTCGGCTTCCAGGCCCGCCGTGGCAGCGACCCACAGGTTGTGCATCTCGCGTTCACACTCTGA
- a CDS encoding MATE family efflux transporter — MNVKKAMLDGPVLPTLLKLALPTLVVMIVQTFVGIAETYFVSFLGTETLAGVTLVFPIFMLMQMMSNGGIGGGVASAIARAIGAGKTAEAEALALNALVLAIAFGIIFAGAEWMFGETVYRLLGGQAEALDAALEYGHVIFSGAVLVWIVSLLAAALRGAGNTVAPAAVILLGVFVLLPLSPALIFGWGTFPQLGVTGAGIAVIVYYLVGTFVLIAYMRSARTSLRLPFDIRLVKLRLLGDILGVGGLSAIGTIQSNLTVVLVTGAVGLFGTDAIAGYGIASRLDYIQIPLLFALGSAALTMVGVNIGAGQIGRAERIAWVAALFAAGVTELLGLVVTIFPQAWLTLFSTEPEVLAAGSTYFRIVAPFYGVAGLGMLLYFAGQGAGRVMWPVLGGAVRLIVAAGLGWIVVAGLGGGLRELFITVAAGSLISGGIVASALWLRGWGPASQASK; from the coding sequence GTGAACGTCAAGAAGGCCATGCTCGACGGGCCGGTGCTGCCGACGCTCCTGAAGCTCGCTTTGCCGACGCTCGTGGTCATGATCGTGCAAACCTTTGTCGGGATCGCGGAAACCTATTTCGTCAGCTTCCTCGGAACGGAAACTCTCGCGGGTGTCACGCTGGTATTTCCCATCTTCATGCTGATGCAGATGATGTCGAATGGCGGCATCGGTGGCGGCGTCGCGTCAGCGATCGCACGTGCGATCGGCGCCGGCAAAACGGCCGAAGCCGAGGCGCTTGCACTCAACGCACTCGTTCTCGCCATTGCTTTCGGCATCATCTTTGCCGGCGCCGAATGGATGTTTGGCGAGACCGTCTACCGGTTGCTCGGCGGCCAGGCCGAAGCACTCGATGCAGCCCTCGAATATGGCCACGTCATCTTCTCCGGAGCGGTCCTGGTCTGGATCGTGAGCCTTCTGGCGGCGGCACTTCGCGGCGCGGGCAACACCGTCGCGCCGGCCGCCGTCATTCTGCTGGGCGTGTTCGTGCTGCTTCCGCTTTCACCGGCCTTGATCTTCGGCTGGGGGACCTTTCCTCAGCTCGGCGTAACCGGAGCCGGCATTGCCGTCATCGTCTATTATCTCGTCGGCACGTTCGTGCTGATCGCCTACATGCGCTCCGCCCGAACCTCGCTGCGCCTGCCGTTCGACATCCGCCTCGTCAAGTTGCGACTGCTCGGCGATATCCTTGGCGTCGGCGGGTTATCGGCGATCGGCACCATCCAGTCCAATCTGACCGTCGTTCTCGTCACCGGCGCCGTCGGGCTGTTCGGCACCGACGCCATCGCAGGCTACGGCATAGCCTCGCGCCTCGACTACATCCAGATCCCGCTGCTGTTCGCACTGGGCAGCGCGGCGCTCACCATGGTCGGCGTGAACATCGGAGCGGGCCAGATCGGAAGGGCGGAGCGCATCGCCTGGGTTGCCGCGTTGTTTGCAGCCGGTGTCACCGAGCTGCTCGGACTTGTCGTGACGATATTTCCACAGGCATGGCTGACGCTGTTCAGCACCGAGCCCGAGGTTCTTGCCGCCGGCTCGACCTATTTCCGCATCGTCGCGCCGTTCTACGGCGTGGCCGGCCTCGGGATGCTGCTCTATTTCGCCGGGCAAGGCGCTGGCCGCGTGATGTGGCCGGTTCTCGGAGGAGCCGTCCGGCTGATCGTCGCGGCGGGGCTAGGCTGGATCGTCGTTGCCGGTCTGGGTGGAGGATTGCGTGAACTCTTCATCACCGTGGCGGCGGGCTCCCTGATTTCCGGCGGCATCGTCGCATCCGCGCTGTGGCTCCGTGGCTGGGGGCCAGCCAGTCAGGCTTCGAAATAA
- a CDS encoding DUF2066 domain-containing protein, whose amino-acid sequence MTEENSIRKRNRAIVRTLLAAVSIWCAGSMAGVGAELYRTKVTVTGQGEANRIAGFATCLEDVLIKVSGAQKLAGDRRLAAYKSKAKDFVTTFSYRDQFLGKPIRDEQGTRDRPYDLTVDFEESKIDEILRKLGLKPWLSHRPVLAVFVAMEQGPRKFVVTIDGTQSDLQRDALLAAADKRGMLIVLPGAAALAKSNITGETLGKTPLSALAPVAAEQDAEAVLTGRLVWDDRQLGWATQWQIDWAGRTHRWQVSGVTFDEAFRRGIGGAAQVLSGQYQSGQTPALR is encoded by the coding sequence ATGACCGAAGAGAACAGCATCCGGAAGCGGAACCGCGCGATTGTCAGGACATTGCTTGCAGCCGTCTCGATCTGGTGCGCCGGCAGCATGGCCGGCGTGGGCGCCGAGCTTTATCGCACGAAGGTCACCGTGACGGGACAGGGCGAAGCGAACCGCATTGCCGGCTTCGCGACATGCCTGGAAGATGTCCTCATCAAGGTCTCCGGCGCGCAGAAGCTTGCCGGTGACCGGCGGTTGGCAGCCTACAAATCGAAAGCAAAGGATTTTGTCACGACCTTCAGCTATCGCGATCAATTCCTTGGCAAACCCATTCGCGACGAGCAGGGCACCCGCGATCGGCCCTATGACCTCACGGTCGATTTCGAGGAAAGCAAGATCGACGAGATTCTGAGGAAGCTCGGGCTCAAACCCTGGCTTTCACACCGTCCGGTACTTGCGGTCTTTGTCGCGATGGAGCAGGGCCCAAGGAAGTTTGTCGTGACCATCGATGGAACCCAGTCCGACCTGCAGCGCGACGCGCTGCTCGCCGCGGCTGACAAGCGCGGCATGCTTATCGTGCTGCCCGGCGCGGCGGCTTTGGCGAAATCGAACATCACTGGCGAGACGCTGGGGAAGACGCCCTTGTCGGCGCTTGCGCCTGTTGCAGCCGAGCAGGACGCGGAGGCCGTTCTGACCGGGCGACTGGTCTGGGATGACCGGCAGCTCGGCTGGGCCACGCAGTGGCAGATCGATTGGGCCGGCCGGACGCACCGCTGGCAGGTTAGCGGCGTGACGTTCGATGAAGCCTTCCGGCGCGGCATCGGCGGCGCGGCGCAAGTTCTGTCCGGGCAATACCAGTCGGGGCAGACGCCTGCGTTACGGTGA